In Acipenser ruthenus chromosome 6, fAciRut3.2 maternal haplotype, whole genome shotgun sequence, the following proteins share a genomic window:
- the iyd gene encoding iodotyrosine deiodinase 1, translating to MALFSSLTPVFIAILCIVIVAVLKGFKKKSKKPKAQTTSTSESRPWVDEDLQDNTELNLEEEDNDDWTHREVDVPQIPFSPPQLSEGEMLRRSQQFFELLNKRRSVRFISPKPVPREVIDNVIRTAGTSPSGAHTEPWTYVVVADPDMKHKIREIIEEEEEINYRQRMGEKWVNDLKRLRTNWVKEYLDTAPYLILIFKQVYGKLSDGKKKTHYYNEISVSISCGILLAALQNVGLVTVTTTPLNCGPQLRVLLHRPANEKLLLLLPVGYPSENATVPDLNRKKLEDIMVFV from the exons ATGGCTCTCTTCTCTTCTTTAACTCCTGTGTTTATTGCTATTTTATGCATTGTAATTGTGGCTGTGCTGAAAGGATTTAAGAAGAAAAGCAAAAAGCCTAAGGCACAGACAACATCCACATCTGAATCTCGGCCCTGGGTAGATGAAGATCTCCAAGACAACACAGAACTCAATCTAGAAGAAGAAG ATAATGATGACTGGACACACAGGGAAGTCGACGTGCCTCAAATCCCTTTCTCCCCTCCGCAGCTCTCCGAAGGTGAAATGCTGCGCAGATCTCAGCAGTTTTTCGAGCTGCTGAACAAGAGGAGAAGTGTCAGATTCATTAGCCCAAAGCCAGTGCCAAGGGAGGTTATTGACAATGTCATCAGAACTGCAG GCACCTCTCCCAGCGGTGCTCACACTGAGCCATGGACATATGTGGTGGTGGCAGACCCAGACATGAAGCACAAGATCCGGGAGATCATCGAGGAGGAGGAAGAAATCAACTACAGACAGAGAATGGGGGAGAAGTGGGTCAATGATCTGAAAAGGCTAAG GACCAACTGGGTTAAAGAGTACTTGGACACTGCACCTTATCTCATATTGATATTCAAGCAAGTCTATGGAAAGCTCTCTGATGGGAAAAAGAAAACCCATTACTACAATGAAATTAGTGTTTCCATCTCCTGTGGGATCCTGCTTGCTGCACTGCAG AACGTTGGCCTGGTCACAGTTACCACCACACCTTTGAACTGTGGTCCTCAGCTGAGAGTTTTGCTGCACCGGCCTGCCAATGAAAAGCTGCTGTTGCTGCTACCTGTTGGTTACCCATCAGAAAATGCCACAGTGCCTGATCTGAATCGCAAAAAGCTAGAGGACATAATGGTGTTTGTGTAA